The genomic interval ATTATTGGACGCCATTGGCGGATCTAACTAAAACGCGACCTGCGGTCGAGAATTTATCCCTGTCGCGTTATAGTCCAAGCGAATTGCGCGAACACGTGGAAAAACTGACGAAATCCTGTAACGATGGAATCCAAGCAGCCGCGtgagatttttgaaaagcaTGGTTTATACAGAATCATAGGAAAACAGATCATAAGTATtctaagaacaaaaaatagattcCAATCTAATAATCCTCGTATAATTACCCCGCTGTAGATTGACCGGTTACAATGCTCGTCGTTGCGCTCTTAGAGCCTACGCTGTTACTGACAGAAATCAGTTGGACAATAACATACGTCTGAGCGCTAGGGCCGGTACAATTTATTGTTGGAAATCGAAATTGGACCGGATCGTATCTAAGATCCGTGAAGAAATCGACGCGGTGCTAGAAGTTAGAAGAAGAACGATGCGTGCAAAGTCCGCTTTGCAATTAGTCGATAATATCGGCAAGGATATCATGAATATCAGATGTTACAGAATGGATACCGATCTTGTGCGCGATCAAGTAACTGAGGAAATTTCAAAGGTGCATAAATATCCACCGATAAAATATGACTCCGATTCATGATCAAATTGTcgtttcatatcgatcaattaatttgatgagtagaattttttcaatcagtatACGGCGTAAACTTTCAACTCGTTACAGGAATTATCGTTGTGCGACGAAATAAGAGACCTGTACAATAGATTGTTGGATCAGATAGTAATGCAAATTGAAGAACTAAAAGCTGCTAAACAACGCTTGGAATTTGATTGGTCTGAAAAGACAGAGGCTTATGAAATCGACGTTGATTCCAGAGGGTTCAACAGCGATTCGGAAATTATTTTGTGGAAATCAGGAGCAGCAAGATTACCACCAGAGtaaatgatttttgaaaaattacagttAAGAATTAGCTCTCATGCgcggatgatttttattttttttttttcaccagccCGGGGAGAGAGATTGTCAAATAGTATGttagaaattaaaagaatgaaaatacgtTTTTCCCAAGTCAATCATCGCCATCGGGTTACCAACATTCGGTGGAACAAGCGATCGCAGAAGGCGAAACGGCAAGAGAAAGATCGAATGGACTGCGCGCGAACTTGGATTCCATAATCAAAAAAGCTGCACGTGATCTTCGAAAGCAAGCCGACAAAGCAGATCTTGCGTTGATGGAACAAATTAAACTTCACGAACAAACTTTGAGACGTCTTGACGAAGAATTACGTAGGGTAATTATTGGCTAATATGCTCGGTTATCGCGAAATCTAAAGGCCAAGCTTTTGTGCATTTTTCGTAAGTTACGTAAGGCACAAAATGCCTGGACGTAATCGCGTGCTTTCGAATCACCATTCTTCAATTATGATGgcgtttttttctgtttctagGACTTGAAACAAATAGCAGACACAGAATCTCTCATAGACGAAATGCGAAACGCTTCCAGGAGGCTCGATGGTGCCATGAAATGCGCGCAAACGCGATTAGACAACAGATTGCATCGTCACGGGGATGAAAGTTGTCGCGATGTTCCTCAATTTGGGTgggtttttataaatttttttgaatcagtattcgaaaaataactTTTTAAGTAAAATTATCGTGAGATGCTGTTGTCTACAGACTCATTGAACAAATGAAATCGATCGCTGAGAGCGTCACGTCGACATTAAGTCAGTTAAAACGAGCAGAAGATTCTATGGCTGCTCttattcaatcgaaaaatgatttgGAGAGAGAATTAGTAATAAAAAGGAAGTCGCTGTACGTCGACCGAGATCGCTGTCAACGACTTCGCATATTTTATCCATCTGTTCAAACTTTGGCTGGTAATTAAGTTCGAAATGGTTGACGAGCTTTGAAAATGCTCAGACATCTTATGGAGAATGTGGATTACTACAATAAAGTTAATCTATATCGACTTTGAAGCAATCTAATCGATACCTTTGTTgtatttggaaattatttttactagaagtaatttattatatcattatgATTAATTACTCATTATAATCTGAAACAGGTATCGGTTGATTAAATTAAGCTATGAGTGAAACCAATCGAgatatctgaattttttcgcttcgaaaagcgataaatttaatttacatATTCGGGCTCCTGAGAGCAATATCTATCAGAAACTCCAAATTAAACTTTCAATTCAAGAATACAAATTCTGTTTCAATTTGCGGGGTCGCAAATGCTAGCGCCGCCCCTCGGATCTTAATTAACTAACAACGTTGAAGGAAAGCAGGGCCTTATTTATTGAACAAAGGGGCTGATGCTGTCATCTGTGGGGTAGATCGGAAACTCAAGCGAGATGAGCACATGAATAAGGGATGATATGGGGATGAttagaaattaatttattaaaaatccgAGGGGTGGCGCTAGAATTCAGAACTCCAttatgagatgaaaataagaaatgtcATCGTGT from Athalia rosae chromosome 6, iyAthRosa1.1, whole genome shotgun sequence carries:
- the LOC105687504 gene encoding tektin-4-like, which encodes MQPGPLGPLPVPTAEGNIPLDYWTPLADLTKTRPAVENLSLSRYSPSELREHVEKLTKSCNDGIQAAALTGYNARRCALRAYAVTDRNQLDNNIRLSARAGTIYCWKSKLDRIVSKIREEIDAVLEVRRRTMRAKSALQLVDNIGKDIMNIRCYRMDTDLVRDQVTEEISKSLQELSLCDEIRDLYNRLLDQIVMQIEELKAAKQRLEFDWSEKTEAYEIDVDSRGFNSDSEIILWKSGAARLPPDQSSPSGYQHSVEQAIAEGETARERSNGLRANLDSIIKKAARDLRKQADKADLALMEQIKLHEQTLRRLDEELRRDLKQIADTESLIDEMRNASRRLDGAMKCAQTRLDNRLHRHGDESCRDVPQFGLIEQMKSIAESVTSTLSQLKRAEDSMAALIQSKNDLERELVIKRKSLYVDRDRCQRLRIFYPSVQTLAGN